A window of the Leucothrix mucor DSM 2157 genome harbors these coding sequences:
- a CDS encoding 2-dehydro-3-deoxygalactonokinase yields the protein MTVPSWIGVDWGTSNLRAFAINASGNLLAEGGSDRGMGTLEPDQFESALIEVIGPWLTEGKVTPVFACGMVGARQGWVEALYRCVPCEPVSGSGLTTVPTNDPRIQVQILPGLSQAEPADVMRGEETQIAGLLADQPQFSGAICLPGTHAKWVRMEAGQVQQFQTFMTGEMYSVLSKHSVLRHSIAANAELDKEAFLSAALEAAAKPEMVASALFSLRATSLLHGTSPETNAARLSGLLIGQEIGIARSYWDGKPVVLIGATEITQLYAEALQALDINSTIINAAKATIKGLFIAATQHRELN from the coding sequence TTAATGCCTCCGGTAATCTCCTTGCCGAAGGCGGCTCAGATCGCGGTATGGGCACTTTGGAGCCGGATCAGTTCGAGTCGGCGTTGATCGAAGTTATCGGCCCATGGTTGACGGAAGGCAAGGTCACGCCTGTGTTTGCCTGCGGCATGGTTGGGGCGCGACAAGGCTGGGTTGAGGCGCTGTATCGCTGCGTGCCTTGCGAGCCGGTTAGTGGCAGTGGCTTGACCACCGTTCCCACTAATGATCCTAGGATTCAGGTACAAATCCTGCCCGGTTTATCGCAAGCCGAACCCGCTGATGTGATGCGCGGTGAAGAGACGCAAATTGCAGGCTTGCTTGCCGATCAACCGCAATTTAGCGGTGCTATCTGCTTACCCGGAACACATGCGAAATGGGTGCGAATGGAAGCCGGACAAGTACAGCAATTCCAGACCTTTATGACCGGTGAGATGTACTCGGTATTGTCCAAGCATTCGGTATTGCGCCATAGTATTGCGGCTAATGCGGAGCTGGATAAAGAGGCCTTTTTAAGCGCCGCGTTAGAAGCTGCTGCTAAGCCTGAAATGGTCGCCAGCGCCTTATTTAGCCTGCGGGCGACGTCATTGCTGCATGGCACATCACCCGAAACGAATGCGGCGCGACTCTCTGGCTTGTTAATTGGTCAGGAGATTGGCATTGCGCGCAGCTACTGGGATGGCAAGCCAGTTGTTCTAATCGGCGCGACAGAAATCACCCAACTATACGCTGAGGCTTTACAGGCCTTAGACATCAATTCAACGATTATCAATGCGGCTAAGGCAACCATAAAAGGCTTGTTTATCGCCGCGACACAACACAGAGAATTAAACTAA